The Pelagibacterium halotolerans B2 genome has a segment encoding these proteins:
- a CDS encoding beta-N-acetylhexosaminidase, whose translation MPTPSFRLEADWNPEIATPGQLTITLVNTGDHPVQDFALGVTSLFRIKPDSTIEGARLLEQLSNYHLLAPEEGFILEPGGRWEIVAKQISHTLRHYTYGPKSAVVTLADGTMVLPEIAPMTLKGEAGAPTIVHPARRPLPEGETTIGVIPFPAAVEVTGNSVPAMIGFGEGPEIAYDAYETTADLARRLFRGETLFGDGLPVQCVTEARLGEGAYEIVFGEAVTLRAGDADGFQHGFITLGQMLRGAQKHPEDFIFPTSGTISDAPRFGWRGSHLDVARQVYTTDEIIAFLDTMAWNKLNRFHIHLNDDEGWRLDVPGYPELAEKAAWRGPGEILPPLLGSPFEKHGLVYRAADVTAMVEHGLSLGIQTIPEIDIPGHCYCVLKALPQLADPDETGIYRSVQYFPNNALNPALDETYKFLEAVIKTLVDLFPAKWIHIGGDEVADEAWAGSPQAKSLQGPNGWQGTFELQSHFLKQIQSLLKKYGKDTGAWEEAALGGGVDQDRSYLVAWKKSESGRDLAIAGYDVVLAPAEHAYFDMAQSTEWWEPGASWAGTVSVETCYAFDPAHDWPAEVQDKLVGVQSCLWSENLANRALFDHLTYPRLSAIAETAWSPREAKDFARFMAIQTLMPKANLG comes from the coding sequence ATGCCCACGCCCTCGTTCCGCCTCGAAGCGGACTGGAACCCTGAAATCGCAACGCCCGGCCAGCTCACCATAACCCTGGTCAATACCGGGGATCATCCGGTCCAGGATTTTGCCCTCGGCGTCACCTCCCTGTTCCGCATCAAGCCCGACAGCACCATCGAGGGCGCGCGATTGCTCGAGCAATTGTCCAATTACCACCTGCTCGCTCCCGAGGAGGGCTTCATTCTCGAACCCGGCGGACGCTGGGAAATCGTGGCGAAACAGATTTCCCACACCCTGCGCCACTATACCTACGGGCCAAAGTCGGCCGTCGTAACGCTGGCCGACGGTACGATGGTGCTGCCGGAAATCGCCCCGATGACCCTGAAGGGCGAGGCAGGCGCGCCCACCATCGTTCACCCGGCCCGCCGGCCCTTGCCTGAAGGCGAAACGACGATCGGCGTCATCCCCTTCCCCGCCGCCGTGGAGGTCACCGGCAATTCTGTGCCGGCCATGATCGGCTTTGGCGAAGGCCCCGAGATCGCTTACGACGCCTATGAAACAACGGCCGATCTGGCCCGCCGCCTGTTTAGGGGCGAAACCCTGTTCGGGGACGGTCTGCCGGTCCAATGCGTGACCGAAGCACGGCTTGGCGAAGGCGCCTACGAGATCGTCTTCGGGGAAGCCGTGACGCTTCGAGCGGGCGATGCCGATGGTTTCCAGCACGGTTTCATCACCCTGGGCCAGATGCTGCGCGGCGCGCAGAAACACCCCGAGGATTTCATCTTCCCCACCTCGGGCACCATATCGGATGCCCCGCGCTTTGGCTGGCGTGGCAGCCATCTCGACGTGGCGCGTCAGGTGTACACAACCGACGAGATCATCGCCTTCCTCGACACCATGGCCTGGAACAAGCTCAACCGCTTCCACATCCACCTCAACGACGATGAGGGCTGGCGGCTCGACGTGCCCGGCTATCCCGAGCTTGCCGAAAAGGCCGCATGGCGCGGCCCCGGCGAAATCCTGCCGCCCCTGCTCGGTTCGCCCTTCGAAAAACACGGGCTGGTCTATCGCGCCGCTGACGTGACAGCCATGGTCGAACACGGGCTGAGCCTGGGCATCCAGACCATCCCCGAAATCGATATTCCCGGTCATTGCTATTGCGTGCTCAAGGCCCTGCCCCAGCTTGCCGATCCCGACGAGACCGGCATCTACCGCTCGGTGCAGTATTTCCCCAACAACGCGCTCAATCCCGCTTTGGATGAAACCTATAAGTTCCTCGAAGCGGTCATAAAGACGCTGGTCGATCTGTTTCCAGCCAAATGGATCCATATCGGGGGTGACGAGGTTGCCGACGAAGCCTGGGCCGGATCGCCCCAGGCCAAATCCCTGCAGGGACCGAATGGCTGGCAGGGCACGTTCGAGCTGCAGAGCCATTTTTTAAAGCAGATCCAGTCCCTGCTGAAAAAATACGGCAAGGACACCGGCGCGTGGGAAGAAGCGGCGCTGGGCGGCGGGGTCGACCAGGACCGCTCCTATCTCGTTGCCTGGAAGAAATCGGAAAGCGGGCGCGATCTGGCAATCGCCGGCTATGACGTGGTGCTCGCCCCGGCCGAACACGCCTATTTCGACATGGCCCAATCGACCGAGTGGTGGGAGCCGGGCGCGAGCTGGGCGGGCACGGTTTCGGTTGAAACCTGCTACGCCTTCGATCCGGCCCACGACTGGCCGGCCGAGGTGCAGGACAAACTGGTCGGCGTCCAATCATGCCTGTGGAGCGAAAACCTCGCCAATCGGGCTCTCTTCGATCACCTGACCTATCCACGCCTGTCGGCCATCGCCGAAACCGCATGGAGCCCGCGAGAAGCCAAGGATTTCGCGCGTTTCATGGCCATCCAGACGCTGATGCCCAAGGCCAATCTAGGCTAG
- the folD gene encoding bifunctional methylenetetrahydrofolate dehydrogenase/methenyltetrahydrofolate cyclohydrolase FolD — protein MTAKIIDGKAVAASAIERVKAGAAAFTAANGMPPGLAVVLVGEDAASQVYVASKGRMAKECGFHSVQHTLAADTTQDDLLALIATLNADPAIHGILVQLPLPGHLDERTTIGALDPAKDVDGLHDVSIGRLASGQVEKTLVPCTPKGCMELLETVYPDGISGLNAVVVGRSNLVGRPVAALLQHANATVTIAHSRTSDLPGLCRSADIVVAAIGRPEFIKGDWIKNGATVIDVGINRIAAPEKGEGKTRLVGDVDFAAASVHAGAITPVPGGVGPMTIAMLMANTLKAAEQSVS, from the coding sequence ATGACCGCGAAAATTATCGATGGAAAAGCCGTGGCCGCTTCGGCAATCGAGCGGGTCAAGGCGGGCGCCGCGGCGTTTACTGCGGCCAACGGCATGCCGCCGGGTCTTGCCGTCGTGCTGGTGGGCGAGGATGCGGCAAGCCAGGTCTATGTGGCCTCCAAGGGCCGGATGGCCAAGGAATGCGGGTTCCATTCGGTCCAGCACACCCTTGCTGCCGATACGACGCAGGACGACCTTCTGGCGCTGATCGCAACGCTCAATGCCGATCCGGCGATTCACGGCATTCTCGTGCAACTGCCCCTGCCGGGCCATCTTGACGAGCGCACCACCATCGGCGCACTCGATCCGGCCAAGGATGTTGACGGACTGCACGACGTGTCCATCGGCCGGCTGGCCTCGGGACAGGTGGAAAAGACGCTGGTGCCCTGCACGCCCAAGGGCTGCATGGAACTGCTGGAAACCGTCTATCCCGACGGGATTTCGGGGCTTAACGCCGTGGTCGTCGGGCGGTCCAACCTCGTCGGGCGCCCGGTCGCCGCGCTGCTCCAGCATGCCAATGCCACGGTCACCATCGCCCATTCGCGCACAAGCGATCTGCCGGGCCTGTGCCGCAGTGCCGATATCGTTGTCGCCGCGATCGGGCGACCGGAATTTATCAAGGGCGACTGGATCAAAAACGGCGCGACGGTCATCGATGTGGGCATCAACCGCATCGCCGCCCCGGAAAAGGGCGAGGGCAAGACGCGGCTGGTCGGCGACGTCGATTTTGCCGCCGCGTCGGTTCATGCCGGGGCGATCACGCCGGTACCGGGCGGGGTGGGGCCGATGACCATAGCCATGCTGATGGCCAACACCCTCAAGGCCGCCGAGCAGAGTGTTTCCTGA
- the purU gene encoding formyltetrahydrofolate deformylase: protein MHDFILTLSCADKPGIVAGVTSELFSLGANIAESNQFWDKDTDKFFMRIGFTAPDGVDKDAVERALKPVIERFEMKTAVIDEARVPRIIILVSKFDHAMLHLLYQIKVGALRAEVAAIVSNHEDARVIAEAEGIAFHHLPMAKGQKAEQEAEVLKIIKAADADLVVLARYMQILSDQLSTRLFGKIINIHHSFLPSFKGAKPYHQAHERGVKIIGATAHYVTPDLDEGPIIEQETARVTHAMSPDDLIAVGRDIESRVLGRAVKSHLENRVMLNGHKTVVFA from the coding sequence ATGCACGATTTCATCCTCACTTTGTCCTGTGCCGACAAGCCCGGGATCGTTGCCGGCGTGACGAGCGAATTGTTCTCCCTTGGCGCCAATATCGCTGAATCCAACCAGTTCTGGGACAAGGATACCGACAAGTTCTTCATGCGCATCGGGTTCACGGCGCCCGATGGCGTGGACAAGGATGCTGTCGAGCGGGCGCTCAAACCGGTGATCGAGCGGTTCGAGATGAAAACGGCGGTGATCGACGAGGCGCGCGTGCCGCGCATCATCATTCTGGTCTCCAAATTCGACCACGCCATGCTCCATCTTCTCTACCAGATCAAGGTGGGCGCATTGCGGGCCGAAGTCGCCGCGATCGTTTCCAACCACGAGGATGCCCGCGTCATCGCCGAGGCTGAAGGCATCGCCTTCCACCATTTGCCCATGGCCAAGGGCCAGAAAGCCGAACAGGAAGCCGAGGTGCTCAAAATCATCAAGGCGGCCGATGCCGATCTCGTGGTGCTGGCGCGCTATATGCAGATCCTTTCCGACCAGCTTTCAACGCGCCTGTTCGGCAAGATCATCAATATCCACCATTCGTTCCTGCCCTCGTTCAAGGGCGCAAAGCCCTATCATCAGGCCCATGAGCGCGGTGTCAAAATCATCGGCGCGACGGCCCATTACGTGACCCCCGACCTCGACGAGGGCCCGATCATCGAGCAGGAAACGGCGCGGGTGACCCATGCCATGAGCCCGGACGATCTGATCGCGGTGGGCCGCGATATCGAGAGCCGGGTTCTGGGGCGGGCGGTCAAGAGCCATCTGGAAAACCGCGTCATGCTCAACGGGCACAAGACAGTGGTGTTTGCTTAG
- a CDS encoding MarR family winged helix-turn-helix transcriptional regulator, with product MTVPGSTIDSVRASSRRLVRELGFMGGPFAGTDLSPSAVHALIEIEADEGITARALAEHLRLEKSSVSRMLAKLVASGDLVERADSEDGRAKRLYLGAAGRVRLAAIHSHAQQQVSEALGRLTSERQRIVADGLALYASALGHKNAMADDIEIVRGYRPGVIGRITEMHALYYARSSGFGRVFESRVAEGLADFCGRFGNGRNGLWLAMRGGEIVGSVAIDGDDLGPGIAHLRWFIVGDGVRGGGVGRRLLAAALAFADQKRFAETHLWTVAGLAAARHLYEAHGFTCVDEWRGEQWGKPMTEQRFVRRRP from the coding sequence ATGACCGTGCCCGGCTCCACAATCGACAGCGTCCGCGCATCATCACGCAGATTGGTGCGCGAGCTGGGGTTCATGGGCGGGCCGTTCGCAGGCACCGATCTTTCGCCATCGGCGGTTCACGCTCTGATCGAGATCGAGGCCGATGAGGGCATCACTGCGCGGGCGCTGGCCGAGCATTTGCGGCTGGAAAAATCGAGCGTCAGCCGTATGCTGGCCAAGCTGGTGGCTTCGGGAGATCTCGTCGAGCGCGCCGATAGCGAGGACGGTCGCGCCAAGCGGCTGTATCTGGGCGCTGCGGGGCGCGTGCGTCTGGCGGCCATCCATTCCCATGCCCAACAACAGGTTTCCGAAGCGTTGGGGCGATTGACCTCTGAGCGGCAGCGGATCGTTGCCGATGGGCTGGCGCTTTATGCGTCGGCGCTGGGGCACAAGAATGCAATGGCCGACGATATCGAGATCGTCAGGGGCTACCGGCCGGGCGTCATCGGCCGGATCACCGAAATGCACGCGCTCTATTATGCACGAAGCTCGGGGTTTGGGCGCGTGTTCGAATCGCGGGTGGCCGAGGGGCTGGCCGATTTTTGCGGACGTTTCGGCAATGGGCGAAACGGGCTCTGGCTCGCCATGCGCGGCGGCGAAATCGTCGGCTCCGTCGCCATCGACGGCGACGATCTGGGGCCGGGCATCGCCCATCTGCGCTGGTTCATCGTTGGCGATGGTGTACGGGGCGGTGGCGTGGGCCGGAGACTGCTGGCGGCGGCGCTTGCCTTTGCCGACCAGAAACGGTTTGCCGAGACGCATCTTTGGACGGTGGCCGGGCTCGCCGCGGCCCGCCATCTTTACGAGGCGCACGGGTTTACCTGTGTGGATGAATGGCGGGGCGAACAATGGGGCAAGCCGATGACCGAACAGCGTTTCGTGCGCAGGCGGCCATAA
- the metH gene encoding methionine synthase, producing the protein MGGMGEGGAIAVDALQPGSAPVRTAKEGEEILAALTAAARERILILDGAMGTMIQLEKLSEENFRGERFADWPKPLQGNNDLLVITEPKIIEDIHFAYAMAGADLLETNTFSGTTIAQADYGMEALAYELNVAGAQAAKRAAIRAEAEDGKRRFVAGAVGPTNRTASISPDVNNPGFRAVSFDQLRIAYGEQIEGLIDGGSDLILIETIFDTLNAKAAVFAAEEVFEKKGIRLPVMISGTITDLSGRTLSGQTPTAFWYSLRHAKPFTIGLNCALGANAMRAHLGEISDIADTLVCAYPNAGLPNEFGEYDESPEFMASQIEGFARDGFLNIVGGCCGSTPEHIAAIAQAVSKYPPRAVPQIEPRLRLSGLEPFTLTDDIPFVNVGERTNVTGSARFKKLITAGDYATALDVARDQVENGAQIIDINMDEGLIDSQQVMVEYLNLVASEPDIARVPVMIDSSKWEVIEAGLKCVQGKAIVNSISMKEGEDKFREHARLCRLYGAAVVVMAFDEDGQADTKERKVEICTRAYRILVDEVGFPPEDIIFDPNIFAVATGIEEHDNYGVDFIEATKEITETLPHVHISGGVSNLSFSFRGNEPVREAMHAVFLYHAIKVGMDMGIVNAGQLAVYESIDPELREACEDVVLNRRSDSTERMLDLAERYKGQGGKEAKAKDLSWREKPVGERISHALVNGITEYIEADTEEARQSFARPLHVIEGPLMDGMNIVGELFGAGKMFLPQVVKSARVMKQAVAYLLPFMEAEADGQRQSAGKILMATVKGDVHDIGKNIVGVVLACNNYEIIDLGVMVPTQKILDTAREQKVDVIGLSGLITPSLDEMVHVAAEMEREGFDIPLMIGGATTSRVHTAVKINPRYNRGSTIYVKDASLAVNVVSKLLSKEAANDYVKTIRQEYETVAEKHRKGEADKKRISLAAARDNAFKPDWSTYTPKAPSFLGTKTFQDWDLGELAKYIDWTPFFQAWEFKGVYPKILEDERQGEAARQLFADAKVMLKRIIDENWFTPKAVVGFWPANRVGDDVQLFTDESRSNELAKFFTLRQQLGKSGDKANLALADFMAEPGTPDYIGGFCVTAGFEEIAIADKFDEENDNYSSILVKALADRFAEAFAERLHEMVRTELWGYAEESYAPEELIGEPYQGIRPAPGYPAQPDHTEKTTLFELLDVEAEIGVKLTESYAMWPGSSVSGLYFAHPDSYYFGVAKVERDQVEDYARRKGMAIEDVERWLGPVLNYIPGSEKAAG; encoded by the coding sequence ATGGGCGGCATGGGCGAGGGCGGAGCGATTGCCGTCGATGCGCTGCAGCCGGGCTCGGCCCCGGTCCGTACGGCCAAAGAGGGCGAGGAAATCCTTGCGGCGCTCACCGCAGCAGCGCGCGAGCGCATCCTCATTCTCGACGGTGCCATGGGCACCATGATTCAGCTCGAAAAGCTCTCGGAGGAGAATTTCCGGGGAGAGCGGTTCGCCGATTGGCCAAAACCCCTGCAGGGCAATAACGACCTTCTGGTCATCACCGAGCCGAAAATCATCGAGGATATCCACTTCGCCTATGCCATGGCGGGGGCGGATCTTTTAGAAACCAACACGTTTTCGGGCACGACCATCGCCCAGGCCGATTACGGCATGGAGGCGCTGGCCTATGAGCTTAACGTTGCCGGCGCCCAGGCGGCAAAGCGCGCCGCGATCCGCGCCGAGGCCGAGGACGGCAAGCGCCGGTTCGTGGCCGGTGCCGTTGGCCCCACCAATCGCACGGCCTCGATTTCCCCCGACGTCAACAATCCCGGCTTCCGCGCCGTCAGTTTCGATCAGTTGCGCATCGCCTATGGCGAGCAGATCGAAGGGCTGATCGATGGCGGCTCGGATTTGATCCTGATCGAGACCATCTTCGATACGCTCAACGCCAAGGCAGCGGTGTTTGCGGCCGAAGAGGTCTTCGAGAAAAAGGGCATACGCCTGCCGGTGATGATTTCGGGCACGATCACCGATCTTTCGGGCCGCACGCTTTCGGGGCAAACCCCGACCGCGTTCTGGTATTCGCTCCGCCACGCAAAACCGTTCACCATCGGGCTCAACTGCGCGCTGGGCGCCAACGCCATGCGTGCCCATTTGGGCGAGATTTCCGATATCGCGGACACCCTGGTCTGCGCCTATCCCAATGCGGGCCTGCCCAATGAATTCGGCGAATATGACGAAAGCCCCGAGTTCATGGCCAGCCAGATCGAAGGGTTTGCGCGCGACGGGTTCTTGAACATCGTGGGCGGGTGTTGCGGGTCGACGCCCGAACATATCGCGGCGATTGCGCAGGCGGTTTCGAAATATCCGCCGCGCGCGGTCCCCCAGATCGAGCCGCGTCTCCGGCTGTCCGGGCTCGAGCCGTTCACGCTCACCGACGATATTCCGTTCGTCAATGTGGGCGAGCGCACCAATGTCACCGGCTCGGCGCGGTTCAAAAAACTCATCACCGCCGGCGATTACGCCACCGCGCTCGATGTGGCGCGCGACCAGGTGGAAAACGGCGCGCAGATCATCGACATCAACATGGACGAGGGGTTGATCGACAGCCAGCAGGTGATGGTCGAATACCTTAACCTCGTCGCGTCCGAACCCGATATCGCGCGGGTGCCGGTGATGATCGATTCCTCGAAATGGGAGGTGATCGAGGCGGGGCTGAAATGCGTGCAGGGCAAGGCCATCGTCAATTCCATCTCCATGAAGGAAGGCGAGGACAAGTTCCGCGAACACGCCCGGCTCTGCCGGCTTTACGGCGCCGCGGTCGTCGTCATGGCGTTCGACGAGGACGGGCAGGCCGATACCAAAGAGCGCAAGGTGGAAATCTGCACGCGCGCCTATCGCATCCTTGTCGATGAGGTCGGGTTTCCGCCCGAGGATATCATCTTCGATCCCAATATCTTTGCTGTCGCCACCGGCATCGAGGAGCATGACAATTACGGCGTCGATTTCATCGAGGCGACAAAGGAAATCACCGAAACCCTGCCCCATGTGCACATTTCGGGTGGTGTTTCGAACCTCTCCTTCTCGTTTCGCGGCAACGAGCCGGTGCGAGAGGCGATGCACGCTGTGTTCCTCTACCACGCCATCAAGGTCGGCATGGATATGGGCATCGTCAACGCCGGGCAGCTCGCTGTTTACGAGTCCATCGATCCCGAATTGCGCGAGGCGTGCGAGGACGTGGTGCTCAACCGGCGTTCCGATTCCACCGAGCGCATGCTCGATCTTGCCGAACGCTACAAGGGGCAGGGCGGCAAGGAAGCGAAGGCCAAGGATCTAAGCTGGCGCGAAAAGCCGGTCGGGGAGCGGATTTCGCACGCGCTGGTCAACGGGATCACCGAATATATCGAGGCCGATACCGAAGAAGCGCGCCAGAGCTTTGCCCGGCCGCTGCACGTGATCGAAGGGCCGTTGATGGACGGCATGAATATCGTTGGCGAGCTGTTCGGGGCGGGCAAGATGTTTTTGCCCCAGGTCGTCAAATCGGCGCGCGTCATGAAGCAGGCGGTGGCCTATCTCCTCCCCTTCATGGAGGCCGAGGCCGATGGCCAGCGCCAGAGCGCGGGCAAGATCCTGATGGCGACGGTCAAGGGCGACGTCCACGATATCGGCAAGAACATCGTGGGCGTGGTTCTGGCGTGCAACAATTACGAGATCATCGATCTGGGCGTCATGGTGCCGACCCAGAAGATCCTCGATACCGCCCGCGAGCAGAAGGTCGATGTGATCGGGCTATCGGGTCTCATCACGCCTTCGCTCGACGAGATGGTGCATGTGGCGGCAGAAATGGAGCGCGAGGGCTTCGACATTCCGCTGATGATCGGCGGGGCAACGACGTCGCGCGTGCATACGGCGGTCAAGATCAACCCGCGCTACAATCGCGGCTCGACCATCTATGTGAAAGACGCTTCGCTGGCGGTGAACGTGGTCTCCAAACTGCTCTCGAAAGAGGCGGCCAATGATTACGTCAAGACGATAAGGCAGGAATACGAAACGGTTGCCGAAAAACACAGGAAGGGTGAGGCGGACAAAAAACGCATTTCGCTCGCTGCGGCGCGCGACAATGCGTTCAAGCCCGACTGGTCAACCTATACGCCCAAGGCGCCCTCGTTTCTGGGCACAAAGACCTTCCAGGACTGGGATCTGGGCGAGCTGGCAAAATATATCGACTGGACGCCGTTCTTTCAGGCCTGGGAGTTCAAGGGCGTTTACCCCAAAATTCTCGAGGACGAACGCCAGGGCGAAGCGGCGCGTCAGCTCTTTGCCGACGCGAAAGTCATGCTCAAGCGCATAATCGATGAAAACTGGTTCACGCCCAAAGCCGTTGTCGGGTTCTGGCCGGCCAACCGGGTTGGCGACGACGTACAGCTTTTCACCGATGAAAGCCGGTCGAACGAGCTGGCCAAATTCTTCACCCTGCGCCAGCAGCTTGGCAAGTCGGGCGACAAGGCCAATCTGGCGCTGGCCGATTTCATGGCGGAGCCCGGCACGCCCGATTATATCGGCGGGTTCTGCGTTACGGCCGGGTTCGAGGAAATCGCCATCGCCGACAAGTTCGACGAGGAGAACGACAATTACTCCTCGATCCTCGTCAAGGCGCTGGCCGACCGCTTTGCCGAAGCCTTTGCCGAGCGGCTGCACGAAATGGTGCGGACCGAGCTTTGGGGCTATGCCGAGGAAAGCTATGCGCCCGAGGAATTGATCGGCGAACCCTATCAGGGCATCCGCCCCGCGCCGGGCTATCCGGCCCAGCCCGACCACACCGAAAAGACCACGCTGTTCGAACTGCTCGACGTGGAAGCCGAAATCGGGGTCAAGCTCACCGAAAGCTATGCCATGTGGCCCGGCTCGTCGGTGTCCGGGCTCTATTTCGCCCATCCCGACAGCTATTATTTCGGCGTCGCCAAGGTCGAGCGCGATCAGGTCGAGGACTATGCCAGGCGCAAGGGCATGGCTATCGAGGATGTCGAACGCTGGCTGGGGCCGGTGCTCAACTACATTCCGGGAAGCGAAAAGGCGGCGGGGTAG
- a CDS encoding PLP-dependent aminotransferase family protein, translating to MLEGLIVLERSGAPLPEQIYRAVGEAARSGRLKAGSVLPSSRQLALGLGISRNSVNAAYELLRADGVIAVRAGAAPQVVARAELEAARLDGAGANIGLSQRGKALARDLRNWQGGRHAGQLEPGAPDEALFPADLWARTLRRVARQKFGEAAIYGDVDGLPRLKSALAAHLARHRGVNASPAQIIVVPSIQAGLSLVAQCLADPGEVGFVESPGYFGARTAFFGAGLVTRTLEVDEQGADPAALAGSGARLVYVTPSHHYPTGARMNLQRRMDLLEAARREGAVVLEDDYDSEFMWQGRAIAALQGISRGGEVIYFGTTAKSLLPGLRLAYMVVPEALAGSLKQAQRNMGMRVNIHAQAAYAELIESGALVTHLKRIARLYEERGRLLVETLRERLGGAIAIGMPMGGLQTVMGFKGHIDDTRVAARLADQGFETPALSSYCAGEKRKGLVVGFADATDKRVARFAGLLEGLLN from the coding sequence ATGCTTGAAGGATTGATTGTGCTGGAGCGCTCGGGCGCGCCGCTGCCCGAACAGATCTATCGCGCCGTCGGCGAGGCGGCGCGGTCGGGGCGGCTCAAGGCGGGGTCCGTCCTGCCCAGTTCGCGGCAATTGGCTTTGGGCCTGGGGATTTCGCGCAATTCGGTCAATGCGGCCTATGAGTTGTTGCGGGCCGATGGGGTGATCGCTGTGCGGGCCGGTGCCGCGCCGCAGGTGGTGGCGCGGGCCGAACTGGAGGCGGCGCGGCTCGATGGGGCAGGCGCCAATATCGGGCTGTCGCAACGCGGAAAGGCGCTGGCCCGCGATCTGCGCAATTGGCAGGGCGGACGACACGCGGGCCAGCTCGAACCCGGTGCCCCTGACGAAGCACTGTTTCCCGCCGACCTCTGGGCGCGGACCCTGCGCCGGGTCGCGCGGCAAAAATTCGGCGAAGCGGCGATTTACGGCGATGTCGACGGATTGCCGCGGCTCAAATCGGCGCTGGCCGCGCATCTGGCGCGGCATCGCGGGGTCAATGCTTCTCCCGCCCAGATCATCGTTGTGCCCTCGATCCAGGCGGGGCTGTCGCTCGTGGCCCAGTGCCTGGCCGATCCGGGGGAGGTCGGCTTTGTGGAATCGCCGGGCTATTTCGGCGCGCGGACGGCGTTTTTTGGGGCGGGGCTCGTGACTCGCACACTGGAAGTGGACGAACAGGGCGCCGATCCGGCGGCGCTGGCCGGCAGCGGGGCACGGCTGGTCTATGTCACGCCCTCGCACCACTACCCCACCGGCGCGCGGATGAATCTGCAAAGGCGTATGGACCTGCTCGAGGCGGCCCGCCGCGAAGGGGCGGTTGTGCTCGAAGACGATTACGACAGCGAGTTTATGTGGCAGGGGCGGGCGATTGCCGCGCTGCAGGGGATCAGCCGGGGCGGTGAGGTGATCTATTTCGGCACCACCGCCAAGAGCCTGCTGCCGGGTCTGCGGCTGGCCTATATGGTGGTGCCCGAGGCACTGGCCGGATCGCTCAAACAGGCGCAGCGCAATATGGGAATGCGGGTCAATATCCACGCGCAGGCCGCCTATGCCGAACTGATTGAAAGCGGGGCGCTGGTCACCCATTTGAAACGGATTGCCCGGCTATATGAGGAACGCGGACGGTTGCTGGTCGAGACCTTGCGTGAAAGGCTGGGCGGCGCCATCGCGATCGGAATGCCCATGGGCGGGCTGCAGACGGTAATGGGGTTTAAAGGCCATATCGACGACACCAGAGTCGCGGCCCGTCTGGCCGATCAAGGCTTTGAAACGCCAGCGCTTTCGAGCTATTGCGCTGGGGAGAAACGCAAGGGCCTCGTTGTCGGTTTTGCCGATGCCACGGACAAACGGGTGGCCCGGTTTGCGGGCCTTCTCGAAGGGCTCCTTAATTGA
- a CDS encoding pyridoxamine 5'-phosphate oxidase family protein — protein MNEHALPPYARARQPRRARYDEDTINDILDYGLVGHVGFIADGRPMVVPMAYARWGQTIYLHGASKARIVAMHKDGDPISMTVTLLEGIVAARSGFHHSMNYRAATVHGTTRLVSDPGETEQALKLITEHLLPLRWNEVRPMHDKERKATGVIALEIEAASAKIRQAPPADDPEDHDLPIWAGVIPIVTALAAPVGDGKTPGEVPPPPSIHLARKKFA, from the coding sequence ATGAACGAGCACGCCCTGCCGCCCTATGCCCGCGCCCGCCAGCCCCGCCGCGCGCGCTATGATGAGGACACCATCAACGATATTTTGGATTACGGGCTTGTCGGCCATGTCGGCTTCATCGCCGATGGCCGGCCCATGGTGGTGCCCATGGCCTATGCCCGCTGGGGCCAGACAATCTATCTGCACGGCGCATCCAAAGCCCGCATCGTCGCCATGCACAAGGATGGCGACCCGATCTCCATGACCGTCACCCTGCTCGAAGGCATCGTCGCGGCGCGCTCAGGCTTCCACCATTCGATGAATTACCGCGCCGCGACCGTCCACGGCACGACGCGGCTGGTGAGCGATCCCGGCGAAACCGAACAGGCGCTCAAGCTCATCACCGAACATCTCCTGCCCCTGCGCTGGAACGAGGTGCGCCCCATGCACGACAAGGAGCGCAAGGCAACCGGCGTCATCGCACTCGAGATCGAGGCCGCTTCCGCCAAGATCCGCCAGGCACCGCCCGCCGACGATCCGGAAGATCACGACCTGCCCATCTGGGCCGGTGTGATCCCCATCGTCACCGCCCTGGCCGCCCCGGTGGGCGACGGCAAGACCCCCGGAGAGGTCCCACCGCCGCCTTCGATACATCTGGCGCGCAAGAAATTTGCCTAG